The following are encoded together in the Lathyrus oleraceus cultivar Zhongwan6 chromosome 3, CAAS_Psat_ZW6_1.0, whole genome shotgun sequence genome:
- the LOC127127504 gene encoding probable anion transporter 3, chloroplastic has translation MAALTNSSISHALCSSTRKSTLSSCHSLTSSPHLNFVSFRKTKLGFESKKLEWERGRTEKWREWCVKCTAEGIDGGMFVRRKSREEDGIVVGSSIPERYKVVSLLACVMCLCNADRVVMSVAIVPLAAKHGWSSSFLGIVQSSFLWGYIFSSVIGGALVDRYGGKRVLAWGVMLWSFATLLTPLAANHSTLALLTVRAFFGLAEGVALPSMSTLLSRWFPNTERATAFGISMAGFHIGNVIGLLITPIMLSTIGIFGPFILFSSIGLLWAMTWTYQVTDDPLENNFISRSELRLIQAGKSASPKKSNKFPPLGLILSKLPSWAIILANATNNWGYFVLLSWMPVYFKSVYNVNLKHAAWFSAVPWATMAISGYLAGTASDFLINAGYPTTFVRKLMQTIGFIGPAVALICLNYANTPTIAATLLTAALSLSSFSQAGFMLNIQDIAPQYAGVLHGISNSAGTLAAIISTIGTGYFVQWLGSFQAFLTITSCLYVVTTIFWNLFATGEQVL, from the exons ATGGCTGCTCTTACAAACTCATCAATATCTCATGCCTTGTGTTCCTCAACAAGAAAATCTACTCTTTCTTCATGTCATTCATTGACATCATCACCTCATTTGAATTTTGTTAGTTTTAGGAAAACCAAGTTGGGTTTTGAGTCCAAAAAATTGGAATGGGAACGAGGAAGAACTGAAAAGTGGAGAGAATGGTGTGTGAAGTGCACTGCAGAAGGAATAGATGGAGGAATGTTTGTCAGAAGAAAAAGTAGAGAAGAAGATGGTATTGTTGTCGGTAGTAGTATTCCAGAGAGGTACAAGGTTGTGTCCTTGTTGGCATGTGTCATGTGTCTTTGTAATGCTGACCGTGTTGTCATGTCAGTGGCTATTGTTCCTCTTGCTGCCAAACATGGTTGGTCCAGTTCTTTTCTTGGCATTGTTCAG TCATCTTTCCTGTGGGGTTACATATTCTCTTCAGTGATTGGTGGAGCTTTGGTAGATAGATATGGAGGAAAAAGAGTACTAGCTTGGGGTGTAATGTTATGGTCTTTCGCAACTCTTCTTACACCTTTAGCAGCAAACCATTCCACATTGGCCTTATTGACAGTTCGCGCTTTCTTTGGACTAGCCGAAGGAGTAGCTCTTCCATCCATGAGCACTCTCTTATCAAG GTGGTTTCCGAATACTGAGAGAGCAACGGCATTTGGAATTTCAATGGCTGGATTTCATATTGGTAATGTAATAGGCTTGTTGATAACGCCGATTATGCTTTCAACTATCGGAATTTTCGGCCCATTTATATTATTCTCATCTATTGGTTTACTATGGGCGATGACATGGACGTATCAAGTTACAGATGACCCTTTAGAAAACAATTTCATTAGCAGATCAGAACTCAGATTAATCCAAGCTGGAAAATCTGCTTCGCCGAAAAAGAGTAACAAGTTTCCTCCACTAGGCCTTATTTTATCGAAATTACCATCTTGGGCTATAATACTCGCGAACGCAACTAACAACTGG GGCTATTTTGTTCTCCTCTCGTGGATGCCGGTTTATTTCAAAAGC GTTTATAATGTGAATTTGAAGCACGCCGCATGGTTTAGCGCAGTTCCATGGGCAACAATGGCAATTTCAGGTTACCTAGCTGGTACTGCATCAGATTTCTTAATCAACGCAGGATACCCGACAACATTTGTCCGCAAATTGATGCAG ACAATTGGATTTATTGGACCAGCCGTGGCCTTAATCTGCTTGAATTATGCGAATACGCCGACAATTGCTGCTACACTCTTGACTGCAGCTTTGAGCTTGAGCTCTTTCAGCCAAGCTGGTTTTATGCTTAACATACAA GATATTGCTCCTCAGTACGCAGGAGTTCTACATG GAATATCGAATTCAGCCGGAACTTTAGCAGCTATTATAAGCACGATTGGAACTGGTTATTTTGTACAATGGCTGGGATCGTTTCAAGCATTCCTAACTATAACGTCGTGTCTCTATGTTGTCACCACCATTTTTTGGAATCTTTTTGCCACAGGAGAGCAAGTTTTGTGA